The following proteins come from a genomic window of Vicinamibacterales bacterium:
- the selA gene encoding L-seryl-tRNA(Sec) selenium transferase yields the protein MRDFRVIPSIDILRQRDEVRALEAAYGADATVNALRAGAGRLREAIAAGTGPADADTAAAIIERGAHEALASGARGSLRPVINATGVVIHTNLGRAPIAPAALARATAIAGGYSNLEYDLADGTRGSRTVHAESLITALTGAEAAVVVNNNAAAILLILTGLAAGREVVISRGELVEIGGGFRVPDVMRQSGATLREVGTTNRTRVNDYTAVVSAATALFLRVHPSNFRIEGFTERPALAGLVQAGRAVGVPVVEDIGSGCLLDDLAGEPSVQASLAAGVDLVCFSGDKLLGGPQAGIIAGSRALVDRLRTHPLMRALRADKITFAILEATLAEYVAGRATATVPVQRMLHVTADEIEARAIALGELLTSSGWRTALTSGSSAVGGGSAPGLGLPTVLLSIAREGQSADATEAWLRTLDPPVVARIEDDRVVLDLRTVLPEQDELLADLLGV from the coding sequence CCGGGGCCGGGCGGCTGCGCGAGGCCATCGCCGCCGGAACGGGGCCGGCCGACGCCGACACCGCCGCCGCCATCATCGAGCGCGGCGCGCACGAGGCGCTGGCGTCCGGCGCGCGCGGGTCGTTGCGGCCGGTCATCAACGCGACCGGCGTGGTGATCCACACCAACCTGGGGCGGGCGCCCATTGCGCCAGCCGCGCTCGCGCGGGCGACGGCCATCGCCGGGGGATACTCCAACCTCGAATACGACCTGGCTGACGGGACGCGCGGCTCCCGCACCGTGCACGCCGAGTCGCTCATCACCGCCTTGACCGGCGCCGAAGCCGCGGTGGTGGTCAATAACAACGCCGCCGCGATTCTGCTGATCCTCACCGGCCTGGCCGCCGGACGCGAGGTGGTGATCTCGCGCGGCGAGCTGGTGGAGATCGGCGGCGGCTTCCGCGTGCCCGACGTGATGCGGCAATCCGGGGCGACGCTGCGCGAAGTGGGCACCACCAACCGCACGCGGGTCAACGACTACACCGCCGTGGTCTCGGCGGCTACCGCGCTGTTCCTGCGCGTGCATCCCTCGAACTTCCGGATCGAGGGCTTCACCGAGCGCCCGGCGCTCGCCGGCCTCGTGCAGGCGGGGCGGGCCGTGGGCGTGCCGGTGGTCGAAGACATCGGCAGCGGCTGCCTGCTGGACGACCTCGCCGGTGAGCCCTCGGTGCAGGCCTCGCTCGCCGCCGGCGTGGACCTGGTCTGCTTCAGCGGCGACAAGCTGCTTGGCGGTCCGCAGGCCGGCATCATCGCCGGCTCGCGCGCGCTGGTCGATCGGCTGCGCACCCACCCGCTGATGCGCGCCCTGCGCGCCGACAAGATCACCTTTGCCATCCTGGAAGCCACGCTCGCGGAGTATGTCGCCGGACGCGCCACGGCGACCGTGCCGGTCCAGCGGATGCTGCACGTGACGGCGGATGAGATCGAGGCCCGCGCGATAGCGCTCGGTGAGCTGCTCACCTCGAGCGGCTGGCGGACCGCATTGACGAGCGGATCGTCGGCGGTGGGCGGCGGCAGCGCGCCCGGGCTGGGCCTGCCGACCGTGCTGCTGTCGATCGCGCGAGAGGGACAATCGGCGGACGCGACAGAGGCCTGGCTCCGCACGCTGGATCCGCCCGTCGTGGCGCGCATCGAGGACGACCGGGTGGTGCTGGATCTGCGGACGGTGTTGCCGGAGCAGGACGAATTACTGGCCGACTTGCTAGGGGTCTGA